Proteins encoded in a region of the Anopheles aquasalis chromosome 2, idAnoAquaMG_Q_19, whole genome shotgun sequence genome:
- the LOC126575598 gene encoding rab GDP dissociation inhibitor alpha, protein MDEEYDAIVLGTGLKECILSGMLSVSGKKVLHIDRNKYYGGESASITPLEDLFSRFGIELPGDKYGRGRDWNVDLIPKFLMANGLLVKLLIHTGVTRYLEFKSVEGSYVYKGGKISKVPVDQKEALASDLMGMFEKRRFRNFLIYVQDFVADDPKTWKDFDPSTKDMQALYEKFGLEKSTQDFTGHALALYRDDDYLAEPAIKTINRIKLYSDSLARYGKSPYLYPMYGLGELPQGFARLSAIYGGTYMLDKPIDEIVYDADGKVVGVRSGEEMAKCKQVYCDPTYVPGKVRITGKVIRCICLLDHPIPNTKDALSTQIIIPQKQVNRKSDIYVSLISSTHQVSAKGWFIGMVSTTVETADPEAEIKPGLDLLGPIAQKFICVSDYYEPTDDGLQSQVFISQSYDATTHFETTCLDVLDIFKRGTGEDFDFSKIKQELGDEEQ, encoded by the exons atggatgAGGAGTATGACGCGATCGTGCTCGGTACCGGCCTGAAGGAGTGCATCCTGTCCGGAATGCTGTCCGTGTCGGGCAAGAAGGTGCTCCACATCGACCGGAACAAGTATTATGGCGGCGAGTCGGCCTCGATAACGCCCCTCGAGGATCTGTTCTCGCGGTTCGGCATCGAGCTGCCGGGCGACAAATATGGCCGCGGGCGCGACTGGAACGTGGACCTCATCCCCAAGTTCCTGATGGCCAAtgggctgctggtgaagcTGCTCATACACACGGGCGTGACCCGCTATCTGGAGTTCAAGTCGGTGGAGGGCAGCTACGTCTACAAGGGTGGCAAGATCTCCAAAGTGCCCGTCGACCAGAAGGAGGCGCTCGCATCCGATCTGATGG GAATGTTCGAGAAGCGGCGCTTCCGCAATTTCCTCATCTACGTGCAGGACTTTGTGGCGGATGATCCGAAAACGTGGAAAGACTTTGATCCGTCCACCAAGGACATGCAGGCGCTGTACGAGAAGTTTGGGCTGGAGAAGAGCACGCAGGATTTCACCGGGCACGCACTGGCCCTGTACCGTGACGATGACTATCTGGCCGAGCCGGCCATCAAAACGATCAATCGCATCAAGCTGTACTCGGACTCGCTGGCCCGCTACGGCAAGTCGCCGTACCTGTACCCGATGTACGGGCTGGGCGAGCTGCCACAGGGCTTTGCCCGCCTGTCCGCCATCTACGGCGGTACGTACATGCTGGACAAGCCCATCGACGAGATCGTGTACGATGCGGACGGCAAGGTGGTTGGCGTGCGCTCCGGCGAAGAGATGGCCAAGTGCAAACAGGTCTACTGTGATCCAACCTACGTGCCGGGCAAG GTACGCATCACGGGTAAGGTGATTCGGTGCATTTGTCTGCTGGACCATCCGATCCCGAACACCAAGGATGCGCTCTCGACGCAAATCATCATTCCACAGAAGCAGGTCAACCGCAAGTCGGACATTTACGTGTCGCTGATCAGCTCGACCCACCAGGTGTCGGCCAAGGGTTGGTTCATCGGTATGGTGTCCACCACGGTGGAGACCGCCGATCCCGAGGCCGAGATCAAACCGGGTCTCGATCTGCTCGGTCCGATTGCACAAAAGTTCATCTGCGTGTCGGACTACTATGAGCCGACTGACGATGGGCTGCAGTCGCAGGTGTTCATCTCGCAATCGTACGACGCCACGACCCACTTCGAGACGACATGCCTGGATGTGCTGGACATCTTCAAGCGTGGCACCGGCGAGGACTTTGATTTCTCCAAGATCAAGCAGGAGCTTGGTGACGAGGAGCAGTAA